Proteins from a single region of Flavobacterium sp. K5-23:
- the purB gene encoding adenylosuccinate lyase, whose translation MTTLNELNAISPIDGRYRSKTLSLAPFFSEEALIKYRVLVEIEYFIALCEVPLPQLKGVNSDLFESLRNIYKNFSTEDALWIKETEKVTNHDVKAVEYFIKDAFEKLGLSQYKEFIHFGLTSQDINNTAIPLSTKEAFEKVYMPSLITLTSKLKDLSVEWKDIPMLARTHGQPASPTRLGKEIGVFVERLEEQMRLLFNIPFAAKFGGATGNYNAHHVAYPQIDWRKFGGKFVEENLGLHHSFPTTQIEHYDHFAAFFDALKRINTIIIDLDRDIWTYVSMEYFKQKIKAGEIGSSAMPHKVNPIDFENSEGNLGIANAIFEHLSAKLPLSRLQRDLTDSTVLRNVGVPIGHTIIAFEATLKGLNKLLLNEPKFHEDLEKNWAVVAEAIQTILRREAYPNPYEALKGLTRTNEAIDKKAIHGFIATLDVSEEIKAELMQITPSNFVGI comes from the coding sequence AAATTGAATATTTCATTGCTTTGTGCGAGGTTCCTTTGCCACAACTTAAAGGAGTAAACTCCGATTTATTTGAAAGTTTACGTAACATCTATAAAAATTTCTCTACTGAAGATGCACTTTGGATTAAAGAAACGGAGAAAGTAACGAACCACGATGTAAAAGCGGTAGAGTACTTTATTAAAGATGCTTTTGAAAAATTAGGATTGTCACAATACAAAGAGTTTATCCATTTTGGGTTGACTTCTCAAGATATTAATAATACAGCGATTCCGCTTTCTACAAAAGAGGCTTTCGAAAAAGTATATATGCCGTCATTGATTACTTTGACGTCTAAACTGAAAGACTTAAGCGTGGAATGGAAGGATATTCCAATGCTGGCACGTACACACGGACAACCGGCTTCCCCTACTCGTTTAGGTAAAGAAATTGGTGTCTTCGTAGAACGTCTTGAAGAGCAAATGCGATTGTTGTTCAACATCCCTTTTGCAGCTAAATTTGGTGGAGCAACGGGAAATTACAATGCACATCACGTGGCTTATCCACAAATCGACTGGAGAAAATTTGGTGGTAAATTCGTGGAAGAAAACCTTGGTTTACACCACTCTTTTCCAACAACTCAAATTGAACACTACGATCATTTTGCAGCCTTTTTTGATGCTTTAAAAAGAATCAACACAATTATAATTGATTTAGACAGAGACATTTGGACGTATGTTTCCATGGAATATTTCAAACAAAAAATTAAAGCAGGAGAAATAGGATCATCGGCTATGCCACACAAGGTAAACCCGATTGATTTTGAAAACTCTGAAGGAAATTTAGGAATAGCAAATGCTATTTTCGAACACCTTTCGGCTAAATTACCTTTATCAAGATTGCAACGTGACTTGACAGACAGTACAGTTCTAAGAAATGTAGGCGTACCTATTGGGCACACTATCATTGCTTTTGAAGCTACTTTGAAAGGTTTGAACAAATTGTTATTAAACGAACCAAAATTCCACGAAGATCTAGAGAAAAACTGGGCAGTAGTTGCTGAGGCTATTCAAACGATTTTACGTCGCGAAGCATACCCAAATCCTTATGAAGCATTGAAAGGATTAACAAGAACAAATGAGGCGATTGATAAAAAAGCAATTCATGGATTCATAGCTACGCTAGATGTTTCAGAAGAAATAAAAGCGGAACTAATGCAAATCACTCCAAGTAATTTTGTGGGGATCTAA